In one window of Festucalex cinctus isolate MCC-2025b chromosome 14, RoL_Fcin_1.0, whole genome shotgun sequence DNA:
- the LOC144001590 gene encoding uncharacterized protein LOC144001590, translated as MDPEHCAHCTGAPNEHGNGNKSREVPLDNRKVIGCSTVTSPTPDYLSLRLSNPHSFASKCEGKHKKAPLQVPRMSEVDLICSEEESPEEPFEPLTQEVSVPLTQASPLRTIKDVNRSEQNVGAGWQLSREPGDLVSTPQSEEKKMYMTEDEDEMDVMEQIVFPLTQEVSLPLTQKVSSLHRSDLSDWEDAEQILERALLVKKHVRRLKFDCDPTDTLKSRKKKRMTKIKLKKKDKFHPKRERNTAKEISQTKFRANNTSRKNQSS; from the exons ATGGATCCCGAGCATTGTGCTCACTGCACTGGAGCCCCAAATGAACATGGCAATGGAAACAAGTCAAGG GAGGTGCCTTTGGACAATAGGAAGGTGATTGGCTGCAGTACCGTGACATCACCAACACCAGACTATTTAAGCCTGCGTTTGTCCAACCCCCATTCATTCGCATCGAAGTGTGAGGGCAAGCACAAGAAAGCGCCGCTGCAGGTTCCAAGGATGAGTGAG gTGGACTTGATTTGCAGCGAGGAGGAGTCCCCGGAAGAACCTTTCGAGCCTTTAACACAGGAGGTCTCAGTGCCATTAACACAGGCCTCCCCGCTGAGAACTATCAAAGACGTGAACAGGTCTGAGCAGAATGTGGGGGCTGGATGGCAACTTTCAAGGGAGCCCGGGGATCTCGTCTCTACTCCACAGTCCGAGGAAAAAAAG ATGTACATGACTGAAGACGAAGATGAGATGGacgtcatggaacaaattgtCTTTCCCTTAACACAAGAAGTCTCCCTGCCCTTAACACAGAAGGTCTCCTCCCTGCACCGG TCTGACCTCAGTGACTGGGAAGATGCGGAACAGATATTGGAACGTGCCTTGTTGGTAAAAAAACATGTCCGGCGCTTGAAATTT GATTGTGATCCCACTGACACTCTCAAGTCCCGCAAGAAGAAGAGGATGACGAAGATTAAGTTAAAGAAAAAGGACAAATTCCATCCAAAAAGGGAacgaaacacagcaaaagagatCTCCCAAACCAAATTCAGAGCCAACAACACTTCCAGAAAAAATCAGTCATCATAA